CTTCGCCATCGGTGCCGCGTTCGCCGCCATCGCCGCCGTCGCCTACGGCCTCAAGAACGGCCAAGTCGGCTTCCGCATGGGCTTCCTGATGGGCCTCAAGGCCTTCACCGCCGCCGTCCTCGGCGGCATCGGCAACATCTACGGCGCCATGCTCGGCGGCATCGTCCTCGGCGTCGCCGAGGCCCTCGCCACCGGCTACATCGGCAACATTCCCGGCATGGAACTCTTCGGCGGCGGCGCCTGGAAGGACGTATGGGCGTTCAGCCTGCTCATCCTCGTCCTGCTCCTCAGGCCACAAGGCCTGCTCGGCGAACGCGTCGCGGATCGGGCGTGATACCCATGACCACCAACATTCCCACCGACAAGACGACGGACACCACCAAGGTGCCCACTGCACCGGCCACCCCCGTCGTCCCCCTGCCGCCCGCAGCGGCACGCGCCACCACCGTCACCGGCTCCGCGCTCGCCCTCGTCGGCACCTTCCTCGCCTGGACCTGGACCGACGAGTTCCCCGGCAACCTCACCGTCACCGGCTACCCCGGCGGCCTGCAGGTGCTCACCCTCGCCGGAGCCGCACTCACCCTGCTGTTCGCCCTCTCCGGCTACGGCATCCGAGGCCTCGGCTGGCTCACCCCCGGCGGCACCAACAGCCCCGTCCTGCTGAGCACCCTCGGCGTCCTCGGCACCACCGGCTACGCCATCGGCGCCATCGCCTACGAACTCGGCGGCCTCGTCAACCTCGAACCCGGCGCCTGGGTCTCCGGCATGGGCGCCCTCCTCGCCGTCATAGGCGCCCTCGGTCTCCCCGTCGACCAGCCCTACGGCGCCGACGACCCGAAGCCCAGCCTCTGGGGCCGGATCCGCCACTCCCTCACCGCTCCCGAACCCGGCCGCGCCAAGGAACTCCCCTCCTGGGTGGAGATCCTGATCATCGCCGCCGGCTTCGGCGTCGGCCTGTACGTCTTCGCGTACGGCATCGGCACCGAGTACTCCGAGCTGTTCATCGGCTTCCTGATCACCGCCGCGTTCGGCTTCACCGCCGTCACCCGGGCAGGACTCCTCAAGCGGCTCTCCGCACTCACCGCCAAACACCGCAACGTCGCCCTCGCGGCCGCCTTCGCCGCCGCGATCTGCTTCCCCTTCACCCAGAGCAACGACCAGTTCGCCCTCATCGGCGCGAACATCCTCATCTTCGCCACCGTCGCCCTGGGCCTCAACGTCGTCGTCGGCCTCGCCGGCCTCCTCGACCTGGGATACGTCGCCTTCCTCGGCGTCGGCGCCTACGCCGCCGCCCTGGTCTCCGGCTCCCCGCAGTCGACCTTCGGCGTTCACTTCCCCTTCTGGGCGGCCGTCCTCACCGGCGCCGCCGCCTCGCTGATCTTCGGCGTGGTGATCGGTGCCCCGACCCTGCGACTGCGCGGCGACTACCTCGCCATCGTGACCCTCGGTTTCGGTGAGATCTTCCGCATCACCATGAACAACCTGAACGGCAACAGCGGACCGGACGTCACCAACGGCTCCAACGGCGTCCCCAACATCCCGGACCTGGAGATCTTCGGCTTCAACCTTGGACTACCGCACAACGTCCTCGGCCACGAACTCACCCGCTCCGGCAACTACTACCTGCTGATGCTGCTGTTCACCGCCATCGTCGTCATGGTCTTCCGCCGCTCGGCGGAGTCCCGCATCGGCCGCGCGTGGGTCGCCATCCGCGAGGACGAGACCGCCGCCACCGCGATGGGCATCAACGGCTTCCGCCTCAAGCTCCTCGCCTTCGCACTCGGCGCCTCCCTCGCCGGCCTCGCCGGCACCGTCCAGGCGCACGTGTCGTACAGCGTCACCCCCGAGCAGTACCAGTTCGCCGGCTCCGTACCGCCGAACTCGGCCTTCCTGCTCGCCGCCGTCATCCTTGGCGGCATGGGCACCATCAGCGGACCCCTCATCGGCGCCGCGCTGCTGTACCTCATCCCCGCCAAACTCCAGTTCATGGCGGAGTACCAGCTGCTCCTCTTCGGCGTCGCGCTCATGCTCCTCATGCGCTTCCGCCCCGAAGGCCTGGTCGCCGACCGCAGGAAGCAACTCGAATTCCACGAGACCGGACAGCTCGACGTACCGGAGGACAAGTCGCTGCCCGACGGCGCGACCGGCGTCGCCAAGGCAGGGGCGTGACCGCCATG
This region of Streptomyces caelestis genomic DNA includes:
- a CDS encoding branched-chain amino acid ABC transporter permease, which translates into the protein MTTNIPTDKTTDTTKVPTAPATPVVPLPPAAARATTVTGSALALVGTFLAWTWTDEFPGNLTVTGYPGGLQVLTLAGAALTLLFALSGYGIRGLGWLTPGGTNSPVLLSTLGVLGTTGYAIGAIAYELGGLVNLEPGAWVSGMGALLAVIGALGLPVDQPYGADDPKPSLWGRIRHSLTAPEPGRAKELPSWVEILIIAAGFGVGLYVFAYGIGTEYSELFIGFLITAAFGFTAVTRAGLLKRLSALTAKHRNVALAAAFAAAICFPFTQSNDQFALIGANILIFATVALGLNVVVGLAGLLDLGYVAFLGVGAYAAALVSGSPQSTFGVHFPFWAAVLTGAAASLIFGVVIGAPTLRLRGDYLAIVTLGFGEIFRITMNNLNGNSGPDVTNGSNGVPNIPDLEIFGFNLGLPHNVLGHELTRSGNYYLLMLLFTAIVVMVFRRSAESRIGRAWVAIREDETAATAMGINGFRLKLLAFALGASLAGLAGTVQAHVSYSVTPEQYQFAGSVPPNSAFLLAAVILGGMGTISGPLIGAALLYLIPAKLQFMAEYQLLLFGVALMLLMRFRPEGLVADRRKQLEFHETGQLDVPEDKSLPDGATGVAKAGA